One window from the genome of Caldisericum sp. encodes:
- a CDS encoding topoisomerase DNA-binding C4 zinc finger domain-containing protein translates to RVRVGVIHNFQGSEEEVIIFDTVEGVGAKKWSMLNEYNNSEEAKKLINVAITRAKSKLYIIANVKYIEKEFPKDGLIREVIDYVKSYGLVINSSEIIKNWRAEDFDKSVNLIYQGASQSIKGSLLYNQYEFWQSFIEDLKNAKDRVIILSPFVSIGGTNKLLNLFISLINRGVKIFVITRPPAKQASLAEQSKESIEKLIEVGVNVSFWSEMHQKISIIDDQILWEGSLNILSHNYTEEQMRRFEGKNTIEQVYDNLNLRDFFLSQNVDKYCPKCLSKGIKSLVTLKSGKFGYFYACTNPNCDWISPFKNGIPSVRDNETSSKLNSKALSQHYSQNEEWETSICYWSLKEKPGYKYSTKRNAWYKRKQRL, encoded by the coding sequence CAGAGTTAGGGTTGGCGTGATTCATAATTTTCAAGGCTCGGAAGAGGAAGTCATTATTTTTGACACTGTTGAAGGAGTAGGAGCTAAAAAATGGTCAATGCTAAATGAATATAATAATAGCGAAGAAGCAAAAAAGCTGATAAATGTTGCAATTACGCGTGCTAAGTCTAAACTCTATATTATTGCAAATGTTAAATATATTGAAAAAGAGTTTCCAAAGGATGGACTTATTAGGGAGGTAATAGATTATGTAAAATCATATGGCTTGGTCATAAATTCAAGCGAAATTATAAAGAATTGGAGGGCTGAAGACTTCGATAAATCGGTAAATTTGATATATCAAGGTGCTTCTCAATCTATTAAAGGAAGTTTGCTTTACAACCAATATGAGTTCTGGCAGTCATTTATTGAAGATCTCAAAAATGCAAAAGACAGAGTTATTATATTAAGTCCGTTTGTATCGATAGGAGGAACAAACAAGCTCTTAAATTTGTTTATATCGCTCATCAATAGAGGTGTTAAAATTTTTGTTATTACAAGACCTCCCGCCAAACAAGCCTCCTTAGCGGAGCAGTCTAAGGAGTCAATAGAAAAACTAATAGAAGTTGGAGTAAATGTAAGTTTTTGGAGTGAAATGCATCAAAAAATCTCTATAATTGATGATCAAATTTTGTGGGAAGGAAGTCTTAACATATTGAGCCACAATTATACCGAAGAGCAGATGAGACGATTTGAAGGAAAGAATACTATCGAGCAAGTTTATGATAATTTGAATCTTAGGGACTTTTTCTTGTCTCAAAATGTCGATAAGTATTGTCCTAAGTGTTTATCTAAAGGGATAAAAAGCCTTGTGACACTAAAAAGTGGTAAATTTGGCTATTTTTATGCTTGTACAAATCCGAATTGTGATTGGATTTCTCCTTTTAAAAATGGAATTCCTTCAGTAAGAGATAATGAAACCTCCAGTAAACTTAATAGCAAGGCTTTGAGTCAACACTATTCTCAAAATGAAGAGTGGGAAACCTCCATTTGCTATTGGAGCCTTAAGGAAAAGCCAGGCTATAAGTATTCAACAAAAAGAAATGCCTGGTATAAAAGAAAGCAGCGATTATAA
- a CDS encoding AAA family ATPase yields the protein MHPTIKEIVLALDAEIKELKEGHSGRTISVFDGIIVQESSNSYIYQFVVDNVFSTMDDTPAEIEVNGKNYRCYIVTIEGQNVVLSLDENLGNKIPSAKLKINTWYLLEELKRKFEESADDSKKFTSSLKLFSGEASPIHSNIYLLENDNFFIGNELDESQKEAVKASLLNSFCIIWGPPGTGKTKTIVKLIEGHIKLGRRVLLVSHSNNAVDEAMLRIGEKFRKSSIYEEGKLVRFGNIKPEYLQKIKEENLDLIRFDEIFKKKSENLLSEKSRLTGELTTLNTKLEKAQEAKKLYNFIQNIDYKINATEKILNEKTQILSYLNEQIEKLLEVKAELQNRLLKANESNALKRLFLGLNPEVIKARLEKLEEEIMSKRQQERELENSIVSLKAELSTLQIKKGESQKYLEDSLKNLSVSIREIDSYMENLKSKIEALKSKISDIQKALDKMQLGILEEALVVGTTLTMTYIAKVFETLSFDVLVVDEVSMAPQPMLFWAASKASTAITIVGDFMQLPPISVSKNEFAHKWLVKSIFDTLGINDVKRVLYDNRIKLLKTQYRMHPSISKISNKFIYQEVINDRKTDYKEVEDKISGNKPVILVDTSSANPWASQAFSGGRFNLYNALLCVNLAESILPSLDNNQRVGIVTPYRHQANLILRIAKDKGIENRVRVGVIHNFQGSEEEVI from the coding sequence ATGCATCCTACAATTAAGGAAATAGTATTAGCATTAGACGCTGAAATTAAAGAGCTAAAAGAAGGTCATAGTGGAAGAACAATTTCCGTTTTTGATGGGATAATTGTTCAAGAGTCTAGCAATTCCTATATTTATCAATTTGTTGTCGATAATGTTTTTTCAACTATGGATGATACTCCAGCAGAAATTGAAGTTAATGGTAAAAATTATAGATGTTATATTGTTACGATAGAAGGTCAAAATGTTGTTCTTTCCTTGGATGAGAATTTAGGGAATAAAATACCCTCTGCTAAACTTAAAATAAATACATGGTATTTGCTTGAAGAACTTAAAAGAAAGTTTGAAGAGAGTGCAGATGATTCAAAGAAGTTTACTTCAAGTTTAAAATTATTTTCCGGTGAAGCAAGTCCTATACACTCAAATATTTATTTGCTTGAAAATGATAATTTTTTTATTGGTAATGAGTTAGATGAGTCACAGAAGGAAGCTGTAAAAGCTTCCCTTCTTAACTCTTTTTGCATTATTTGGGGACCTCCAGGGACAGGAAAGACTAAAACGATAGTAAAACTCATTGAAGGACACATTAAACTTGGAAGAAGAGTTCTTTTGGTATCGCATTCTAATAACGCAGTTGATGAAGCAATGCTAAGAATCGGTGAAAAATTTAGAAAGTCTTCTATTTACGAAGAAGGCAAATTGGTAAGATTTGGTAATATAAAGCCAGAATATTTACAGAAAATTAAAGAAGAAAATTTAGACTTAATTAGATTTGATGAAATTTTTAAAAAGAAATCCGAAAATTTACTGAGTGAGAAAAGTAGACTAACAGGGGAACTTACAACTCTGAATACAAAACTCGAAAAGGCTCAAGAGGCAAAAAAACTATACAATTTCATACAAAATATTGATTACAAGATAAATGCAACTGAGAAGATTTTAAATGAAAAGACTCAAATTCTGTCATATTTAAATGAGCAGATCGAAAAGTTGTTGGAAGTAAAAGCAGAACTCCAAAATAGGCTTTTGAAAGCCAATGAAAGCAACGCACTAAAGAGATTGTTTTTGGGGCTAAATCCTGAAGTTATAAAAGCAAGATTAGAGAAGTTAGAGGAAGAAATAATGTCAAAAAGGCAGCAAGAAAGAGAATTAGAGAATAGCATTGTAAGTCTAAAGGCAGAACTCTCGACTTTACAGATAAAAAAGGGCGAATCTCAAAAATATCTGGAAGATTCGTTAAAAAATCTCAGTGTCAGTATACGGGAGATAGATTCGTATATGGAGAATCTGAAGAGTAAAATAGAAGCGCTCAAGTCCAAGATTTCCGATATTCAAAAAGCACTTGACAAGATGCAATTAGGAATTTTAGAAGAAGCGTTAGTAGTTGGCACAACGCTTACTATGACTTATATTGCAAAGGTTTTTGAAACTTTATCCTTTGATGTGTTAGTTGTAGATGAAGTTAGTATGGCACCCCAGCCAATGTTATTTTGGGCTGCATCGAAAGCCTCAACAGCTATTACAATAGTCGGTGATTTTATGCAACTTCCTCCTATTTCGGTTTCAAAAAATGAATTTGCCCATAAATGGTTAGTAAAAAGTATTTTTGATACCCTTGGAATAAATGATGTTAAAAGAGTGCTTTATGATAATAGAATAAAGCTATTGAAGACGCAATACAGGATGCATCCATCTATATCTAAAATATCAAACAAATTTATTTACCAGGAAGTTATAAACGACAGAAAAACTGATTATAAAGAAGTTGAGGATAAAATTTCAGGTAATAAGCCCGTTATTCTTGTTGACACATCTTCTGCAAATCCCTGGGCAAGCCAGGCATTTTCCGGTGGAAGATTTAATCTTTATAACGCTCTTTTGTGTGTAAATTTAGCTGAAAGTATTCTTCCATCACTTGATAATAACCAAAGAGTTGGCATTGTTACACCATATAGACACCAGGCAAATTTGATCTTAAGGATAGCAAAAGACAAGGGTATCGAGAACAGAGTTAGGGTTGGCGTGATTCATAATTTTCAAGGCTCGGAAGAGGAAGTCATT
- a CDS encoding DUF2726 domain-containing protein → MTTLFLVLIILVAIIFVLRFLSSSKGEKEEIAAFPFYAKKPLTPVEQSLYYKLEKALPEYVILSQVSLSRFLGVKEGANYMEWLNKINRMTIDFLVCKKDFSIVAAIELDDSSHNSERRQEADDKKNKALQSAGIRIIRWNVKNVPDTDKIREEIIQTNPRI, encoded by the coding sequence ATGACTACATTATTTTTAGTGCTTATCATTTTAGTGGCAATCATTTTTGTTCTGAGGTTTCTTTCATCTTCAAAAGGAGAGAAAGAGGAGATTGCTGCTTTTCCTTTTTATGCAAAGAAACCTTTAACGCCTGTAGAGCAATCATTGTATTACAAACTTGAAAAAGCACTTCCTGAATATGTGATTCTTTCCCAAGTTTCATTGTCAAGATTTCTCGGTGTAAAAGAAGGTGCCAATTATATGGAATGGCTTAATAAAATTAACAGAATGACCATTGATTTTCTTGTGTGTAAAAAGGATTTCAGTATTGTAGCAGCAATTGAACTTGACGATTCTTCCCACAATAGTGAGCGAAGGCAAGAAGCTGATGACAAAAAGAATAAAGCACTTCAGTCAGCAGGTATTCGTATTATAAGATGGAATGTCAAGAATGTGCCTGATACAGATAAGATAAGAGAAGAAATTATACAAACAAATCCAAGAATCTAG
- the secG gene encoding preprotein translocase subunit SecG, with amino-acid sequence MSTFAIVLIVLDLIFAVGTILSILLMDPKGAGLGAISGGATVFHNRTAKDILLERLATVFGILFVLTTIFLNVFKVF; translated from the coding sequence ATGAGTACATTTGCGATTGTATTGATAGTATTGGACTTGATTTTTGCAGTTGGCACCATTTTATCGATTTTGTTGATGGATCCGAAAGGTGCTGGCTTAGGTGCTATTTCTGGTGGCGCAACAGTCTTCCACAATAGGACTGCAAAAGATATTTTGTTAGAGCGTTTGGCTACCGTATTTGGTATACTATTCGTCCTTACTACAATATTTTTAAACGTATTTAAAGTCTTTTAG
- a CDS encoding phosphoglycerate kinase, which yields MNKKTLRDVDVVGKRVLVRVDFNVQITKDGKVLDDFRILSALPTINYLRERNAKVILMSHLGRPKGKDESLKMDPVAKALEELGGFKVYKLDDCIGDSVKKFIDETLKEGEVVLLENLRFYKGEEDNDPEFAKALASLGDIFVNDAFATAHRVAASTVGITQYLPSVAGLLMEKEITILSNLLESPEHPYIAVLGGAKVSDKIGLIRNLLGKVDELLIGGGMCFTFLKAQGYNIGRSLCEDDKLDVAKSLLEEAKAKGVKIVLPVDIVAATDVKEEGYAGIFDIEDMKSDLVGVDIGPKTVKLFENELSKAKTIVWNGPLGVFEIEKFAQGTFEIAKFIGSLSGVTTVAGGGETVAAFRKFNLQDKITHLSTGGGAFLEFLEGKVLPAVDALDNKE from the coding sequence ATGAATAAAAAAACCTTGAGGGATGTTGATGTTGTTGGTAAAAGGGTCCTTGTAAGGGTTGATTTTAATGTCCAGATTACTAAAGACGGAAAAGTTTTGGATGATTTTAGGATTTTAAGTGCCCTTCCTACAATCAATTACCTGAGAGAAAGAAACGCAAAGGTTATCTTAATGAGCCACCTTGGGCGTCCAAAGGGCAAAGACGAATCCCTCAAAATGGACCCTGTTGCAAAAGCCCTTGAGGAACTTGGAGGATTTAAGGTTTATAAACTTGATGATTGCATCGGCGATAGCGTCAAGAAATTTATCGACGAGACTCTTAAAGAAGGCGAAGTTGTTCTCCTTGAGAACTTGCGTTTCTATAAAGGCGAAGAGGACAATGATCCCGAATTTGCAAAAGCACTTGCAAGCCTTGGTGATATTTTTGTAAATGATGCATTTGCAACAGCGCATAGAGTTGCAGCCTCTACAGTTGGAATTACGCAGTATCTTCCATCGGTTGCAGGGCTTCTTATGGAAAAGGAGATTACAATTCTTTCGAACCTACTTGAATCCCCAGAACACCCTTACATTGCAGTTTTAGGGGGAGCAAAGGTATCGGATAAGATTGGTCTTATAAGGAACCTTCTCGGTAAGGTCGATGAACTCCTCATAGGCGGTGGTATGTGCTTCACATTCCTTAAGGCACAGGGCTATAATATCGGAAGATCGCTTTGCGAAGATGATAAACTCGATGTTGCAAAAAGTCTTTTAGAAGAAGCGAAGGCGAAAGGGGTAAAAATTGTCTTGCCTGTCGATATTGTTGCCGCAACTGATGTAAAAGAAGAGGGCTATGCAGGGATTTTTGATATTGAGGATATGAAAAGCGACCTTGTTGGCGTAGATATCGGACCAAAGACGGTAAAGCTGTTTGAAAACGAATTATCTAAGGCAAAAACAATTGTATGGAATGGACCTCTCGGCGTATTCGAAATTGAGAAATTTGCACAAGGCACTTTTGAGATTGCAAAATTTATTGGAAGTCTTTCAGGTGTTACAACGGTTGCAGGTGGTGGTGAAACAGTTGCAGCATTCAGAAAATTCAATCTTCAGGACAAAATTACACACCTTTCAACTGGTGGCGGTGCTTTCCTTGAATTCCTCGAAGGAAAAGTTCTTCCAGCGGTTGACGCATTAGACAATAAGGAATAA